ATATCTGCCAAGGCAAGCATATGCAATCCCGCCCTGGGTGGTTGTAATGCGACAAGCCGCGCCCATCTAGCCAGGACATGCCATTTGCACACTGCTGTCGCCACCCCTAGATACCTGCCAGGAAATCACCATGACCGATCTGTCTGCATTCCCGATCAACCAGAAATGGCCCGCGCAAAACCCGGACGTGCTGCAGCTGTATTCGCTGCCTACGCCCAACGGCGTGAAGATATCGATAATGCTGGAAGAAACCGGCCTGGCTTACGAGCCGCATCTGGTGCGCTTTGACACCAATGACCAGATGTCGCCAGAGTTTCTGTCGCTCAACCCCAACAACAAGATTCCGGCCATCCTTGACCCGCACGGCCCTGGCGACAAGCCGCTGCCACTGTTTGAATCGGGCGCCATCCTGATTTATCTGGCAGAAAAAACCGGCAAATTGCTGCCTGCAGACCCGGCCGCCCGCTATCAGACCATTCAGTGGGTCATGTTCCAGATGGGCGGCATCGGCCCGATGTTTGGCCAGGTGGGGTTCTTCCATAAATTTGCCGGCAAAGAATTTGAAGACAAGCGCCCGCGTGATCGTTACGTGGCCGAGTCTCGCCGTTTGCTGAGCGTGCTGGATCAACACCTGGCCGGCCGCGACTGGATCATGGGCGAGGATTACACCATCGCTGACATCGCCACCTGGCCGTGGGTGAACAACCTGCTCAACTTCTATGAGGCCGGTGATCTGGTAGGTATCAACGACTTTGCCAACGTCAAACGCGTGCTCAAAGCCTTTGTGGAGCGCCCGGCCGTGACGCGCGGTTTGTCCATTCCCAAGCGCGGCTAAACGGCTCTGCCGTGGCCCGGTCAAAAGCGTGCCTTCATGGCACGCTTTTTTCATGCCCTTGTCGCGCCCCGGGCACCTTCCCTCTTCCCGCACTTGCCAGGTGATGTGCAAATGATCGAGAGTGAGCTTACAAGCACAAATGATCCGGACGGCGCACCAGCGCACGCCTGATCACAGAGGGGGAGGAAGGATAACCATGCCGC
This is a stretch of genomic DNA from Silvimonas iriomotensis. It encodes these proteins:
- a CDS encoding glutathione S-transferase N-terminal domain-containing protein, giving the protein MTDLSAFPINQKWPAQNPDVLQLYSLPTPNGVKISIMLEETGLAYEPHLVRFDTNDQMSPEFLSLNPNNKIPAILDPHGPGDKPLPLFESGAILIYLAEKTGKLLPADPAARYQTIQWVMFQMGGIGPMFGQVGFFHKFAGKEFEDKRPRDRYVAESRRLLSVLDQHLAGRDWIMGEDYTIADIATWPWVNNLLNFYEAGDLVGINDFANVKRVLKAFVERPAVTRGLSIPKRG